The following are encoded together in the Eulemur rufifrons isolate Redbay chromosome 28, OSU_ERuf_1, whole genome shotgun sequence genome:
- the MRPS16 gene encoding small ribosomal subunit protein bS16m has protein sequence MVHLTTVFCKAYHGGHLTIRLALGGCTNRPFYRIVAAHNKCPRDGRFVEQLGSYDPLPNTHGEKLVALNLDRIRYWIGCGAHLSKPMEKLLGLSGFFPLHPMIITNAERLRRKRAREVLLASQKTNTEASATETS, from the exons ATGGTGCACCTCA CTACCGTCTTCTGCAAGGCCTACCACGGGGGCCACTTAACCATCCGCCTTGCTCTGGGTGGCTGCACCAACCGGCCTTTCTACCGCATTGTGGCTGCTCACAACAAGTGTCCCAGGGATGGCCGTTTCGTAGAGCAGTTGGGTTCCTATGATCCACTGCCCAACACCCATGGAGAAAAACTCGTTGCCCTTAACCTGGACAGGATCCGGTATTGGATTGGCTGTGGGGCCCACCTCTCTAAGCCTATGGAAAAGCTTCTGG GTCTTTCTGGCTTTTTCCCTTTGCATCCTATGATTATCACAAATGCTGAGAGACTGCGAAGGAAAAGGGCACGTGAAGTCCTCTTAGCTTctcagaaaacaaatacagaagcTTCAGCAACAGAAACAAGCTGA